A genomic segment from Myxococcales bacterium encodes:
- a CDS encoding 3,4-dehydroadipyl-CoA semialdehyde dehydrogenase codes for MIELESYLQGKWVRGAGKAATLVNPATEEAVARTSTEGLDFEGALGFARKVGGPQLRAMSFAARGEMLRAMSRAIHAHRDELIGLAVQNGGNTRGDAKFDIDGASLTLAAYADLAPTLGEGPALVDGDDVLLGRSARLAGRHVFVPRHGVAVHINAFNFPAWGTAEKAAVALLAGMPVVSKPATSTAVVAWRLTQILVATGALPEGAFQLVTGSAGNLLDHLTGQDVLAFTGGSATAVTLRGGSAVVAKSVRINVEADSLNAAVLGPDVEDGSDVMNLFLADVARDVTQKAGQKCTAIRRVYVPKDRHASVVEQLKERLLAAKVGDPSRDDVTMGPVATATQLRDVRAGLDALGKHGRFALGGGERGTVLGPDGKGFFVAPSLLVCDAPDAGDAIHNHEVFGPSVTLMPYGGSADDAARLVAAGGGGLVSSVYSDDKEFVRGAVLGVAPFHGRVTLGSSKIAGQAIPPGTVMATLVHGGPGRAGGGEELGGARGLAFYMQRTALQGDRALLDVIAKPAKKTEPAT; via the coding sequence ATGATCGAGCTTGAGAGCTATCTGCAAGGCAAGTGGGTTCGCGGCGCCGGCAAGGCCGCGACGCTCGTCAATCCCGCCACCGAAGAGGCCGTCGCACGGACGTCGACGGAAGGCCTCGACTTCGAAGGAGCGCTCGGCTTCGCTCGCAAGGTGGGCGGCCCTCAGCTCCGCGCCATGAGCTTCGCGGCCCGCGGCGAGATGCTCCGCGCGATGTCACGCGCCATTCACGCGCACCGCGACGAGCTCATCGGCCTCGCGGTTCAAAACGGCGGCAACACGCGAGGCGACGCCAAGTTCGACATCGACGGGGCCTCGCTCACGCTGGCAGCCTACGCGGACCTCGCGCCAACGCTCGGCGAGGGCCCCGCGTTGGTCGACGGCGACGACGTGCTCCTCGGTCGTAGCGCGCGGCTCGCCGGTCGGCATGTGTTCGTTCCGCGCCACGGCGTCGCCGTGCACATCAACGCCTTCAACTTCCCCGCGTGGGGCACGGCCGAAAAGGCTGCCGTCGCGCTCCTGGCGGGGATGCCCGTCGTCTCCAAGCCGGCCACGAGCACCGCCGTCGTCGCGTGGCGACTGACGCAAATCCTCGTCGCCACGGGCGCCCTCCCAGAGGGAGCGTTCCAGCTCGTGACCGGCAGCGCCGGAAACCTCTTGGACCACCTCACGGGGCAAGACGTGCTCGCCTTCACGGGCGGGAGTGCCACGGCGGTGACGCTCCGCGGCGGCAGCGCTGTCGTTGCCAAGTCGGTTCGCATCAACGTCGAGGCCGACAGCCTGAACGCGGCCGTCCTAGGACCCGATGTCGAAGACGGCTCCGACGTCATGAACTTGTTTCTCGCCGACGTCGCGCGCGACGTGACGCAGAAGGCCGGCCAGAAGTGCACAGCCATCCGGCGCGTTTATGTGCCGAAGGACCGCCATGCGTCGGTCGTGGAACAATTGAAGGAGCGCCTCTTGGCGGCGAAGGTCGGCGACCCGTCGCGCGACGACGTGACCATGGGCCCGGTCGCGACGGCGACGCAGCTACGCGACGTGCGCGCGGGGCTCGATGCGCTCGGCAAGCACGGTCGCTTCGCCCTCGGCGGCGGAGAGCGCGGGACGGTCCTCGGCCCTGACGGCAAGGGCTTCTTCGTGGCGCCATCGCTCCTCGTCTGCGACGCGCCCGATGCCGGCGACGCGATCCACAACCACGAGGTCTTCGGGCCGTCGGTGACGCTGATGCCCTACGGCGGCTCCGCCGACGACGCCGCGCGCCTCGTGGCGGCGGGCGGTGGTGGCCTCGTCTCGAGCGTCTACTCGGACGACAAGGAGTTCGTCCGCGGCGCGGTCCTCGGCGTCGCGCCGTTTCATGGCCGCGTCACCCTCGGCTCCTCCAAGATCGCCGGCCAAGCGATCCCACCGGGCACCGTCATGGCGACGCTCGTGCACGGCGGCCCCGGACGTGCCGGCGGCGGCGAAGAGCTCGGCGGCGCCCGCGGACTTGCGTTCTACATGCAACGCACGGCGCTCCAGGGCGATCGCGCCCTGCTCGACGTCATCGCGAAGCCGGCGAAGAAGACCGAACCGGCGACTTAG
- a CDS encoding helix-turn-helix domain-containing protein gives MHYTAPSTRHRDGLLARLGEIVRNVRSERGLTRRELAKSARVSERFLAQLEAGDGNISVLRLEDVAVALGCRAADLLREAEDAAPRERLGIVSLLGLRGAGKTTIGQAVARRLGVPFVELDQLVANMAGMSLATIFELHGEAHFRRLEEEALAQFVKGGGPAILATSGSLVEDVGTFRLLADKTRTVWLKARAKDHWDRVVAQGDGRPMRGRANAKVELEELLRKRKPLYERADAVVDTSALSVDAVVEAVVEAVRKPRP, from the coding sequence ATGCACTATACTGCACCGTCCACACGGCACCGCGACGGGCTCCTGGCGCGCCTCGGCGAGATCGTCCGGAATGTCCGGAGCGAGCGCGGCCTCACGAGGCGGGAGCTGGCGAAGTCCGCCCGCGTGAGCGAGCGGTTCCTGGCGCAGCTCGAGGCAGGCGACGGGAACATCTCGGTCTTGCGCCTTGAAGACGTGGCCGTCGCGCTCGGATGCCGAGCCGCCGATCTCTTGCGCGAGGCGGAAGACGCGGCGCCGCGGGAGCGCTTGGGCATCGTGTCGCTCCTCGGCCTGCGCGGCGCCGGCAAGACGACCATCGGCCAAGCCGTCGCCCGGCGCCTCGGCGTCCCCTTCGTGGAGCTCGATCAGCTCGTCGCCAACATGGCGGGCATGAGCTTGGCGACGATCTTCGAGCTGCACGGCGAAGCGCATTTCCGACGGCTCGAGGAGGAGGCGCTGGCGCAGTTCGTGAAGGGAGGCGGGCCCGCCATCCTCGCCACGAGCGGCTCGCTCGTCGAAGACGTCGGCACGTTCCGCTTGCTCGCGGATAAGACGCGCACGGTCTGGCTCAAGGCGCGCGCGAAAGATCACTGGGATCGCGTGGTCGCACAAGGCGACGGGCGCCCCATGCGCGGGCGCGCCAACGCGAAGGTCGAGCTCGAGGAGTTGCTCCGTAAGCGGAAGCCCCTCTACGAGCGCGCCGACGCCGTGGTCGACACCTCGGCGTTGTCGGTCGACGCGGTCGTGGAGGCGGTCGTGGAAGCCGTGCGAAAGCCTCGCCCCTGA
- a CDS encoding benzoyl-CoA-dihydrodiol lyase — protein MAENREDTAPVRFETHPDRYRHWQLDFPAEFGGKVARLAMNVKEDGGLRPGYPLKLNSYDLGVDVELADAISRVRFEHPDVRALVVTSGKDRIFCSGANIYMLGSSTHAFKVNFCKYTNETRLGLEELSEEGGVPTLAAVTGPASGGGYELAISCDEIVLQDDGNSAVSYPETPLLGVLPGTGGLTRLTDKRKVRRDLCDVFSSLAEGVRGKRAVEWGLVDESPGKSAFDAAVKKRLDAMVARSKRKSFPKVAFGPLEAKREANGTEYRYVTLAIDEKSRTATLTVKAPDKAQPTTPAELAKAGDSAWCIRAFRELDDALLDLRFNRPNIGVVSVKTSGDAKLVLAVDAMLDAHKDDGLVGEVRRLIKRTLKRLDLTAKSLFSFVEKDSCFAGTLLELALASDRVYMLAEDGVWVQPSVMNGGAYRMSNGLSRLESRFLKDPSRASRVLEHTAPMDTATASEMGIVTFGPDEIDWDDEVRIAIEERASLSPDALTGMEANLRFGGPETMETKIFARLSAWQNWIFQRPNAVGERGALTLYGRPERPEFDFRRT, from the coding sequence ATGGCTGAGAACCGCGAAGACACCGCGCCCGTTCGCTTCGAGACGCACCCCGATCGCTACCGTCACTGGCAGCTCGACTTCCCCGCCGAGTTCGGCGGCAAGGTCGCGCGCCTCGCGATGAACGTGAAGGAGGACGGCGGCCTCCGGCCCGGCTACCCGCTCAAGCTCAACTCCTACGATCTCGGCGTCGACGTCGAGCTTGCCGACGCCATTTCACGTGTGCGCTTCGAGCATCCTGACGTGCGCGCCCTCGTGGTGACGAGCGGCAAGGACCGCATCTTCTGCTCCGGCGCCAACATCTACATGCTCGGCAGCTCGACCCACGCCTTCAAGGTGAACTTCTGCAAGTACACCAACGAGACGCGGCTCGGCCTCGAAGAGCTGAGCGAAGAGGGTGGCGTCCCCACGCTCGCGGCGGTGACCGGCCCCGCCTCCGGCGGCGGCTACGAGCTGGCCATCTCGTGCGACGAGATCGTGCTGCAAGACGACGGCAACTCGGCCGTGAGCTACCCCGAGACGCCGCTGCTCGGCGTGCTCCCCGGCACCGGCGGCCTCACGCGCCTCACCGACAAGCGCAAGGTGCGCCGCGATCTGTGCGACGTGTTCTCGTCGCTCGCCGAAGGCGTCCGCGGCAAGCGCGCGGTCGAGTGGGGCCTCGTCGACGAGTCGCCCGGAAAGTCGGCCTTCGACGCGGCCGTGAAGAAGCGCCTCGACGCGATGGTCGCTCGCTCGAAGCGCAAGAGCTTCCCGAAGGTCGCCTTCGGGCCCCTCGAGGCGAAGCGCGAAGCGAACGGCACCGAGTACCGCTACGTCACGCTCGCCATCGACGAGAAGTCGCGCACGGCGACGCTCACCGTCAAGGCGCCCGACAAGGCGCAGCCGACGACGCCCGCGGAGCTCGCCAAGGCCGGCGACAGCGCCTGGTGCATCCGCGCCTTCCGCGAGCTCGACGACGCGCTCCTCGACCTGCGCTTCAACCGGCCCAACATCGGCGTCGTCTCGGTGAAGACGTCGGGCGACGCGAAGCTCGTCCTCGCCGTGGACGCGATGCTCGACGCGCACAAGGACGACGGCCTCGTGGGCGAGGTGCGGCGCCTCATCAAGCGCACCCTGAAGCGCCTCGACCTCACGGCCAAGAGCCTCTTCTCCTTCGTCGAGAAGGACAGCTGCTTCGCCGGCACGCTCCTCGAGCTCGCGCTCGCGTCGGACCGCGTCTACATGCTCGCCGAAGACGGCGTTTGGGTGCAGCCGTCGGTCATGAACGGCGGCGCCTACCGCATGTCCAACGGCCTCTCGCGCCTCGAGTCACGCTTCTTGAAAGATCCCTCACGCGCCTCTCGTGTCCTCGAGCACACGGCGCCGATGGACACGGCCACCGCGAGCGAGATGGGCATCGTGACCTTCGGCCCCGACGAGATCGATTGGGACGACGAGGTGCGCATCGCCATCGAGGAGCGCGCGAGCCTCTCCCCCGACGCCCTCACGGGCATGGAGGCGAACCTCCGCTTCGGCGGCCCCGAGACGATGGAGACGAAGATCTTCGCGCGCCTCTCGGCGTGGCAAAACTGGATCTTCCAGCGCCCCAACGCCGTCGGTGAGCGCGGCGCGCTCACGCTCTACGGGCGCCCCGAGCGGCCCGAGTTCGACTTCCGCCGCACCTGA
- the boxB gene encoding benzoyl-CoA 2,3-epoxidase subunit BoxB gives MSNVLNDERIPNNVNLGSDKKLQRALEAWQPNYIKWWKEMGPSGFQADDVFLRTAISVDHEGWANFDYVKMPDYRWGIFLADPKPDRRIGFGDNMGQPVWQQVPGEHRNTLRRLIVTQGDTEPASVEQQRMLGHSCPSVYDLRNLFQVNVEEGRHLWAMVYLLQSYFGRDGREEAEALLERRSGDSDKPRILGAFNEPCTDWLSFFMFTFFTDRDGKYQLLALAESAFDPLSRTTRFMLTEEAHHMFVGETGVLRVVERTAQMMKESGITDAANIDAVRKLGLIDLPTMQKYLNLWYTLSLDLFGGEVSSNAASFFASGLKGRAKEDSHEDHVCLEATYAMDLPKNDGGTFRLSREEVPLRNAMNEVLRDEYVEDCQRGVDKWNRAIAAHGIDFKLTLPSRRFHRHIGLFADIAASPDGELMSKDAFESKKAAWLPTEADKTYVKSLMQKPVWEPTKMANWIAPPKQGIKGRPVDFEYVRHEA, from the coding sequence ATGAGCAACGTGCTGAACGACGAGCGCATCCCGAACAACGTCAACCTCGGGAGCGACAAGAAGCTCCAGCGCGCCCTCGAGGCGTGGCAGCCGAACTACATCAAGTGGTGGAAGGAGATGGGGCCGTCGGGCTTTCAGGCCGACGACGTCTTTCTGCGCACCGCCATCAGCGTCGACCACGAGGGCTGGGCCAACTTCGACTACGTGAAAATGCCCGACTACCGCTGGGGCATCTTCCTCGCCGACCCGAAGCCCGATCGCCGCATCGGCTTCGGCGACAACATGGGGCAGCCCGTGTGGCAGCAGGTCCCGGGCGAGCACCGCAACACGCTGCGCCGCCTCATCGTCACGCAGGGCGACACGGAGCCGGCGAGCGTCGAGCAGCAGCGCATGCTCGGCCACTCCTGCCCGAGCGTGTACGACCTTCGGAACCTCTTTCAGGTGAACGTCGAAGAAGGCCGGCACCTCTGGGCCATGGTCTACCTGCTTCAGTCGTATTTCGGTCGCGATGGCCGCGAAGAGGCCGAGGCCCTCTTGGAGCGTCGCAGCGGCGACTCCGACAAGCCGCGCATCTTGGGCGCCTTCAACGAGCCGTGCACCGACTGGCTCTCGTTCTTCATGTTCACGTTCTTCACGGACCGCGACGGCAAGTACCAGCTCTTGGCGCTCGCCGAGAGCGCCTTCGATCCGCTCTCGCGCACGACGCGCTTCATGCTGACGGAAGAGGCGCACCACATGTTCGTCGGCGAGACGGGCGTCCTTCGCGTCGTCGAGCGCACGGCGCAGATGATGAAGGAGAGCGGCATCACCGACGCCGCCAACATCGACGCCGTCCGCAAGCTCGGCCTCATCGACCTGCCGACGATGCAGAAGTACCTGAACCTCTGGTACACGCTCTCGCTCGATCTCTTCGGCGGCGAGGTGTCATCGAACGCCGCGTCGTTCTTCGCGTCGGGCTTGAAGGGCCGCGCGAAGGAAGACAGCCACGAAGATCACGTGTGCCTCGAGGCCACCTACGCGATGGACCTCCCGAAGAACGACGGTGGCACGTTCCGCCTGTCGCGCGAGGAGGTGCCGCTGCGCAACGCCATGAACGAGGTCCTGCGCGACGAATACGTCGAGGATTGCCAGCGCGGCGTCGACAAGTGGAACCGCGCCATCGCGGCCCACGGCATTGACTTCAAGCTCACGCTGCCGAGCCGCCGCTTCCATCGGCACATCGGCCTCTTCGCCGACATCGCCGCGAGCCCCGACGGCGAGCTCATGTCGAAGGACGCCTTCGAGTCAAAGAAGGCGGCGTGGCTCCCCACGGAGGCAGACAAGACCTACGTGAAGAGCTTGATGCAGAAGCCCGTGTGGGAGCCCACCAAGATGGCCAACTGGATCGCGCCGCCGAAGCAGGGCATCAAGGGGCGCCCGGTGGACTTCGAATACGTTCGCCACGAGGCGTGA
- a CDS encoding nucleotidyl transferase AbiEii/AbiGii toxin family protein, with product MTPAEALVDIAARLRHHGVGFALVGGLAVSIRAEVRFTRDVDIAVAFDTDEEVERLARAMTAEGFSPVAVVEHKERGRLAIVRMRSPSGVVVDLLAASSGIEREIVDAAKPTAEFAGVPVATAEHLLAMKVLSMRDARLQDRIDARGLLASGTLDLVEVRRVLGLITARGFARGQDLEGKLAALLAESPRVPPKE from the coding sequence ATGACGCCTGCCGAGGCGCTGGTCGACATCGCAGCGCGCCTTCGCCACCACGGCGTGGGGTTCGCCCTGGTGGGAGGCCTTGCGGTCTCGATTCGGGCCGAGGTGCGGTTCACGCGTGATGTGGACATTGCCGTCGCCTTCGACACGGATGAGGAAGTCGAGCGCCTAGCCCGAGCCATGACCGCCGAGGGCTTCAGTCCTGTCGCCGTCGTCGAACACAAGGAGCGCGGCCGGTTGGCCATCGTTCGAATGCGCTCGCCCTCCGGCGTTGTCGTGGATCTCCTCGCTGCGTCCAGCGGGATCGAACGCGAGATCGTCGACGCCGCAAAGCCCACGGCCGAGTTTGCCGGCGTTCCCGTAGCGACCGCTGAGCACCTGCTCGCCATGAAGGTCCTTTCGATGCGCGACGCGCGCCTTCAAGATCGCATCGATGCTCGAGGGCTGCTCGCGTCGGGGACACTCGATTTGGTAGAGGTTCGGCGTGTCCTTGGGCTCATTACGGCGCGCGGGTTCGCGCGCGGTCAGGACTTGGAGGGAAAGCTCGCCGCGCTCCTCGCGGAGTCACCGCGGGTTCCGCCCAAGGAGTGA